A genomic window from Thermincola ferriacetica includes:
- the rpsC gene encoding 30S ribosomal protein S3, which translates to MGQKVHPKGLRIGIIKDWDAKWYAEKDYADFLLEDIKVREYVKKKLYAAGISRIEIERAANRLKLTIHTAKPGIVIGRGGSEVEALRKSLEKMTGKQVSVNIVEVKVPELDAQLVAENIAAQLERRVSFRRAMKQAVSRTMRMGAQGIKIACSGRLAGAEMARTEWYSEGKVPLHTLRADIDYGFAEADTTYGKIGVKAWIYRGEVLPEVKTSVASEGGE; encoded by the coding sequence GTGGGGCAGAAGGTACACCCTAAAGGCCTGAGAATCGGAATTATTAAAGACTGGGATGCTAAATGGTATGCTGAAAAGGACTATGCCGATTTTTTGCTCGAAGACATAAAGGTGCGTGAATACGTCAAAAAGAAATTATACGCTGCCGGAATATCTCGGATTGAGATCGAGAGGGCTGCTAATAGACTAAAACTGACTATCCACACTGCTAAGCCAGGTATTGTAATTGGGCGGGGCGGATCTGAAGTTGAAGCCCTGAGAAAGAGCCTGGAGAAGATGACCGGGAAGCAAGTGAGTGTAAATATTGTTGAAGTTAAGGTTCCTGAGCTTGATGCCCAACTGGTTGCTGAAAACATAGCGGCACAATTGGAAAGACGGGTTTCTTTCCGTAGGGCTATGAAACAGGCTGTTTCTCGTACTATGCGGATGGGCGCTCAGGGCATTAAAATTGCCTGTTCCGGTCGTTTAGCCGGTGCAGAAATGGCCCGGACGGAATGGTACAGTGAAGGCAAAGTTCCTTTGCATACTTTAAGGGCAGATATTGACTACGGATTTGCAGAGGCAGATACTACTTATGGAAAGATAGGTGTAAAAGCTTGGATTTACCGTGGGGAGGTCCTTCCCGAGGTAAAGACTAGTGTTGCAAGCGAAGGAGGAGAATAG
- the rplV gene encoding 50S ribosomal protein L22 produces the protein MEAKAVARYIRISPRKARQVVDLIRGKSVKEALAILKFTPQKAAEAIEKVVKSAAANAENNFEMDKDSLYISQIFVDQGPTLKRYKPRAMGRADLMRRRTSHITVVVKEKKEG, from the coding sequence ATGGAAGCAAAAGCTGTTGCTAGATATATACGAATTTCCCCCAGAAAGGCGCGTCAGGTAGTGGACCTTATCAGAGGGAAATCGGTAAAAGAAGCACTTGCTATACTTAAGTTTACCCCGCAGAAGGCAGCGGAAGCTATTGAAAAAGTTGTCAAATCCGCGGCAGCTAATGCGGAGAATAATTTTGAAATGGATAAAGACAGTTTATATATTTCTCAGATTTTTGTAGACCAAGGTCCGACCTTAAAGCGTTATAAACCCAGGGCCATGGGTAGAGCGGATTTAATGCGTAGAAGAACAAGTCATATTACCGTAGTAGTTAAAGAGAAAAAGGAGGGATAA